The Blastopirellula sediminis sequence AGCTCGCGCCATAGCGCGGCGCGAATTTAGGGCGGCTGGGACAGCACCCCTCACAGTAGTGTGACTCTTTGACGCATAGCGCTCGGCGGATGATTTAGCTACCATCCAAGTCTTTCCGGGGCGGTTATATTAGCCGCCGAAGAGCAAAGCCAAGCAACCTTCTGTGGTAATTTTTTGCCCAATAGGTGGTTGTGGGCTTGGCGCTGGAAGGTCTCGCCGGAGAGACTTGTCAGTTTGCGTGCTCAAAAAAAGACCAGCCGTCCCCTAGGACGAAACGCAGTCATGGACCGTTTCTTATTTCCCCGTTGGGTAAACCGTTTTGTGCCGCTAGCCGGCGCCGGTTTTGTTGCGCTCGCCATCTACAGCGGCGTAGTTTTCGTCTTTGCGGTTGCTCCGGAAACGATTAGCGTCGGGCATGCCCCGATTCAGCCGGTTCCGTTCAGCCATCGGCTGCATGCCGGCCGCTTGAAGATGGACTGCCGCTACTGCCACAACACCGTGGATAAAGCGGCCCAAGCGGCGGTTCCGCCGACCGCGACTTGCGGCAACTGCCATAGCCCGGCCGCCGCCGACGGCAGTGCGAAGTTCGCCGCCGTGCTGACGAGCAGCCCGCTGCTGGAGCCGGTGCACGAAAGCATTGCGACCGGCGACTCGGTCGACTGGCAGCGCGTGCATGACCTGCCCGACTTCGTTTACTTCGATCACAGCGCTCACGTTACGCGTGGCGTCTCTTGCGTTAGCTGCCATGGCCGTGTCGACACCATGGATGTCGTCACCCAGGTGAAACCGCTCTCGATGGCCTTCTGCTTGGATTGCCATCGCAACCCTGACGCTCATGTTCGTCCGCTGGACGAAGTGACGAATCTCGCCTGGACCGCTCCGGGCGTTGATAAGGATCCGAACGCCGCGGCGCTGTTGGGCGCCGAAATTCGTAAAGAAAACGGCATCCAACCTTCCACGAATTGTTCGACGTGCCATCGATGAAGTCCGACTCGCAAAAAAAATATTGGCGAAGCCTCGAGCAGCTCGAAAACACGCCTGAGTTCGAGCAGTTCCTGCATCGTGAATTCCCTGTCGCCGCTTCCGAATTTCCGGAAGGCATGTCGCGTCGTCGCTGGATGCAGCTGATGGGAGCTTCGCTCTCGTTGGGCGTCGGCGTCGCCGGTTGCCGTTATCCGGAAGAGACGATCATCGGTTGGCGTTACCCGGAAGAAACGGTCGCTCCGTTCGCCGTGCGTCCCGAGAATCGCGTTCCCGGCAACACCGAGAAGTTCGCCAGCACGATTGAAATCGCCGGCGAAGTTCGCCCGATCGTCGTGACCAGCTACGACGGCCGCCCGATCAAAGTCGACGGCAACGCCGAGCATCCGGAAGGTCATGGTTCGAACCAGTACATGCAGGCGACGGTGCTGGAAGTCTACGATCCCGATCGTCTTCGCGGTCTCGCTGAAACGACCGGCGAAGAAACGTTTGACGATCGTAAGTGGGATGACTTCGAAGGCGCTTGGAAGAAGATCGCCTCAGAACTGGGCGCCGGCGGCAAGTTGGCCGTTCTGACGCAGAAGTCGGCTTCGCCCAGCTACCACGACTCGCTCGGCAAGCTGCGTCAGCGCTTCCCGCAAGCGAAGGTTTACCAATACGATTCGATCACCCGCGAAACCGAAACGGCCGGCGTTCAGAAGGCGTTCGGTAAAGCGGTCACTCCGAAGTATCACCTCGACAAAGCGGACGTGATCCTGGTCATCGACGAAGACTTCTTCGGCGATCATCCGACCGGACAACGCAACTCGCGCGACTTCGCGCAGCGTCGGGCTCCGGAAGAAGGCGAAATGAATCGCCTGTACGTGGTCGAAAGCCAGTTCACCACCTGCGGTCTGGCGGCCGATCATCGCGTGGCCGTGCCGGCTTCGCGGATCGCCAGCTTCGTGGCTGACTTGGAAGCGAAAATGGCCGGCGGCGAAATCGCCGAGCCGGGCGAAGACGCCAGTCGCCAAGAGAAGTTCATCGCCGCGCTGGTCGACGACCTGAAGAAACATCAAGGCAAGGCGGTCATCGCCGTCGGTCCTCGTCAGCCGGTCGAAGTTCAGGCCGCCGTCTGGAAGCTGAACCAACAGATCGGCGCCATCGGCGAAACGGTCGAACTGATCGACGCCGGTTTGCCCAGCTCGGGCGACGTCGGAACGTTGGCGGAACTGACCGCTCAGCTGACCGGCGGCGCGGTCGACACGCTGGTCGTCATCGGCGGCAACGCTTGCTACGACGCTCCGGCCGACGTCGCTTTCGCTGAAGCCCAGAAGGGGGCGGCTCGCCGCTTGTTCTTCGGCTACTACGACAACGAGACTTCCGAAGGCGCCACTTGGGTTCTGCCCGAAGCGCACGGCCTGGAGTCATGGGGCGACTTTATCGCCGCCGACGGAAGTTACTGCGTCGCGCAGCCGTTGATCGAATCGATCTTCGGCGGTCTGTCGAAGGCCGAATTCGTCGCGCTATTGGCTGGTTCGGACGAACGCGAAGGACGAGAGATCGTTCGCCGCGTCGCCAAGGATCGCATCGGTTACGCGACCGAATCGGCCTGGAAGAAGATTGTGCATGATGGTTTTGCGAGCGGAACCGCTGGCAAGACGCAAAGCGTTCAGCTGGCCGGCGACATCGCCGCGCTGACCGCCGACACGGAAGCCTGGAAGACGGCTCCTGCGAAAGACGAAGTGGAACTGGTGTTTACGCCGGGGACGTCGACCTACGACGGCCGCTTCGCCAACAACGTTTGGTTGCAGGAACTGCCCGACACGCTGACGAAGCTGACTTGGGACAACGCACTGTTGGTCAATCCGACGACGGCCGGATTGCTAGGTCTGCGGCAAGGTATTTTGGCGACGGTGACTTCTGGTGGGGAGTCCATTAACGCGCCGGTTTACCTGATGCCGGGCCTGGCTTTGGGAACGGTCTCGCTCGCGCTTGGCTACGGAC is a genomic window containing:
- a CDS encoding cytochrome c3 family protein; its protein translation is MDRFLFPRWVNRFVPLAGAGFVALAIYSGVVFVFAVAPETISVGHAPIQPVPFSHRLHAGRLKMDCRYCHNTVDKAAQAAVPPTATCGNCHSPAAADGSAKFAAVLTSSPLLEPVHESIATGDSVDWQRVHDLPDFVYFDHSAHVTRGVSCVSCHGRVDTMDVVTQVKPLSMAFCLDCHRNPDAHVRPLDEVTNLAWTAPGVDKDPNAAALLGAEIRKENGIQPSTNCSTCHR
- a CDS encoding TAT-variant-translocated molybdopterin oxidoreductase, producing the protein MKSDSQKKYWRSLEQLENTPEFEQFLHREFPVAASEFPEGMSRRRWMQLMGASLSLGVGVAGCRYPEETIIGWRYPEETVAPFAVRPENRVPGNTEKFASTIEIAGEVRPIVVTSYDGRPIKVDGNAEHPEGHGSNQYMQATVLEVYDPDRLRGLAETTGEETFDDRKWDDFEGAWKKIASELGAGGKLAVLTQKSASPSYHDSLGKLRQRFPQAKVYQYDSITRETETAGVQKAFGKAVTPKYHLDKADVILVIDEDFFGDHPTGQRNSRDFAQRRAPEEGEMNRLYVVESQFTTCGLAADHRVAVPASRIASFVADLEAKMAGGEIAEPGEDASRQEKFIAALVDDLKKHQGKAVIAVGPRQPVEVQAAVWKLNQQIGAIGETVELIDAGLPSSGDVGTLAELTAQLTGGAVDTLVVIGGNACYDAPADVAFAEAQKGAARRLFFGYYDNETSEGATWVLPEAHGLESWGDFIAADGSYCVAQPLIESIFGGLSKAEFVALLAGSDEREGREIVRRVAKDRIGYATESAWKKIVHDGFASGTAGKTQSVQLAGDIAALTADTEAWKTAPAKDEVELVFTPGTSTYDGRFANNVWLQELPDTLTKLTWDNALLVNPTTAGLLGLRQGILATVTSGGESINAPVYLMPGLALGTVSLALGYGRTHAGKVGGEVASGIDPVGVDAGKLRKSDAMSVVTGVKVASTGRSYLLATTQDHHAIDELGLKEIARRIPTLVREGTLEQFKHHPDFAQHVVHHPPLESLWTEASYEGHAWGMSIDLTKCLGCNACVVACQAENNVPIVGKEQVAKGREMHWLRIDRYFAGDVEDPVAVTQPVTCHHCENAPCEQVCPVAATIHSSEGLNDMVYNRCIGTRYCGNNCPYKVRRFNFLDYRATDYRFEASNRQLAELVFNPEVTVRNRGVMEKCTYCVQRIQNTKIDARRDRRAIGANEIKVACQEACSTGAIQFGDLNNPENLAAKNHANPRAYAMLAELNIKPRTKYLARILNPHPWLAEPFVEDEHIPGHEGHVESDGEHGHDHDHDHDHEKKEEHATEAGAEK